The Desulfuromonas versatilis genome has a segment encoding these proteins:
- a CDS encoding nitrate reductase subunit alpha, with protein sequence MSWIKDIVDPKSRKWEEFYRNRNQCDKVVRSTHGVNCTGGCSWNVHVKDGIVGWELQATDYPPLEEGLPPYEPRGCQRGISFSWYLYSPLRVKYPYLRGVLTDLWRAAKARHNDPVAAWAAIVEDEASRKSYQRARGKGGFRRSSWEEVEEIIAASTVYTIKKYGADRLVGFSPIPAMSMLSFAGGSRFMQLLGGANLSFYDWYCDLPNASPEIWGEQTDVAESADWYNSKYIAVMGSNVNVTRTPDAHFLAEARHNGAKVTVLSPDFSVTSKHADWWIPAHAGQDGAFWMAVNHVILSEFHHGAKTPYFMDYLKRYSDTPFLIQLEQRDGAYTPGRLAQAGSLERYAGEDNADFKYLVFDAPSGQPRMPLGTLGFRWQKKKGEWNLQMQDGQDGSPIDPALSLLESHDEVLQVAFDDFADGKTVRRGVPVRYLETAQGRVPVATVFDLLMAQFGVGRGLQGDYPKSYDAETSAYTPAWQEKYTGIDRANVVQFAREWAATAEKTQGKCSIIIGAGINHWYHANLTYRAGIVSLMLCGCVGKNGGGLNHYVGQEKLAPVAPWATIMGAMDWVKPPRFQNAPSYHYVHSDQWRYERTADEVKINPAARRSPITEGHTIDHQIRAVRNGWLPFYPQFDRSPSEAVKQAVAAGAKDNQAIVDWTVKQLAEKKMKFAVEDPDAPENWPRMWIIWRGNALMSSAKGHEYFLKHYLGTHTNTIAPETAADSVKDVVWRDQGPEGKLDLVVDINFRMDTSALYSDIVLPTATWYEKDDLNSTDMHSFIHPLQAAVPPCWEARSDWDIFKGLAKKVSELAETHLPEPVRDIVAVPLAHDTPAEMAQPTIKDWSKGECEPIPGKTMPNFVVVERDYKNLYNRFISFGPAARQNGIGAHGLSWSIEDFYDELLQTRPTVQWGGQEYPALSEAKDAANVILHLAPETNGEAAYRAYQAEEVKVGLPLADLAEKSRNVRTRFSDLDRQPRRLLNSPCWSGLTENGRAYSAYCLNVERLVPWRTLTGRQHFYLDHESYIAFGEHLPTYKPKPDPSVLQDFVATREQGKSIMLNYLTPHGKWSIHSTYGDNHRMLTLSRGCHPFWLNDRDAAEIGVADNDWVEVYNDHGVVVTRAIVSSRLPRGIAFLYHSPERTVGVPKSPLRGNRRGGGHNSLNRIRLKPNLMVGGYGQFTYGWNYWGPTGANRDTFILVRRLDGEPQW encoded by the coding sequence ATGAGCTGGATCAAGGACATCGTCGATCCCAAATCGCGCAAGTGGGAGGAGTTCTACCGCAACCGCAACCAGTGCGACAAGGTGGTGCGCAGCACCCACGGCGTCAACTGCACCGGGGGCTGCTCCTGGAACGTCCACGTCAAGGACGGCATCGTCGGCTGGGAGCTGCAGGCCACCGACTACCCGCCCCTGGAGGAGGGCCTCCCGCCCTACGAGCCGCGCGGCTGCCAGCGGGGGATCTCTTTCTCCTGGTACCTGTACAGCCCGCTGCGGGTCAAGTACCCCTACCTGCGCGGGGTGCTCACCGACCTGTGGCGCGCCGCCAAGGCCAGGCACAACGACCCGGTGGCCGCCTGGGCCGCCATCGTCGAGGACGAGGCCAGCCGCAAGAGCTACCAGCGGGCCCGCGGCAAGGGGGGCTTTCGCCGCTCCAGCTGGGAGGAGGTCGAGGAGATCATCGCCGCCTCCACCGTCTACACCATCAAGAAGTACGGCGCCGACCGCCTGGTCGGCTTCTCGCCGATCCCGGCCATGTCGATGCTCAGCTTCGCCGGCGGCTCGCGCTTCATGCAGCTGCTCGGCGGCGCCAACCTGAGTTTCTACGACTGGTACTGCGACCTGCCCAACGCCTCGCCGGAGATCTGGGGGGAGCAGACCGACGTGGCCGAGAGCGCCGACTGGTACAACAGCAAGTACATCGCGGTGATGGGCTCCAACGTCAACGTGACCCGCACCCCCGACGCCCACTTCCTGGCCGAGGCGCGGCACAACGGCGCCAAGGTCACGGTGCTCTCGCCCGACTTCAGCGTCACCTCCAAGCACGCCGACTGGTGGATCCCGGCCCATGCCGGGCAGGACGGCGCCTTCTGGATGGCGGTCAACCACGTGATCCTCAGCGAATTCCATCACGGGGCCAAGACCCCCTATTTCATGGATTACCTCAAGCGCTACAGCGACACCCCCTTTCTGATCCAGCTGGAGCAGCGGGACGGCGCCTACACCCCGGGCCGGCTGGCCCAGGCCGGCAGCCTCGAGCGTTACGCCGGCGAGGACAACGCCGACTTCAAGTACCTGGTCTTCGACGCGCCCAGCGGCCAGCCGCGCATGCCGCTGGGGACCCTGGGGTTCCGCTGGCAGAAAAAGAAAGGGGAGTGGAACCTGCAAATGCAGGACGGCCAGGACGGCAGCCCCATCGACCCGGCCCTGTCGCTGCTCGAGAGCCATGACGAGGTGCTGCAGGTGGCCTTCGACGATTTCGCCGACGGCAAGACCGTGCGCCGCGGGGTGCCGGTGCGCTACCTGGAGACCGCCCAGGGCCGGGTGCCGGTGGCCACGGTGTTCGACCTGCTGATGGCCCAGTTCGGCGTCGGCCGCGGTCTGCAGGGAGACTACCCGAAGAGCTACGACGCCGAAACCAGCGCCTACACCCCGGCCTGGCAGGAGAAGTACACCGGCATCGACCGGGCCAACGTCGTCCAGTTCGCCCGCGAATGGGCCGCCACCGCAGAAAAGACCCAAGGCAAGTGCTCGATCATCATCGGCGCCGGCATCAACCACTGGTACCACGCCAACCTGACCTACCGGGCGGGGATCGTCTCGCTGATGTTGTGCGGCTGCGTCGGCAAAAACGGCGGCGGCCTCAACCACTACGTCGGCCAGGAAAAGCTCGCCCCGGTCGCCCCTTGGGCCACCATCATGGGCGCCATGGACTGGGTCAAGCCGCCGCGCTTCCAGAACGCCCCCAGCTACCACTACGTGCACAGCGACCAGTGGCGCTACGAGCGCACCGCCGACGAGGTCAAGATCAACCCCGCGGCCCGGCGCAGCCCGATCACCGAGGGGCACACCATCGACCACCAGATCCGCGCCGTGCGCAACGGCTGGCTGCCGTTCTATCCCCAGTTCGACCGCAGCCCCAGCGAGGCAGTCAAACAGGCGGTAGCCGCCGGGGCCAAGGACAACCAGGCGATCGTCGACTGGACCGTCAAACAGTTGGCCGAGAAGAAGATGAAGTTCGCCGTCGAGGACCCCGATGCGCCCGAGAACTGGCCGCGTATGTGGATCATCTGGCGCGGCAACGCCCTGATGTCGAGCGCCAAGGGGCACGAGTACTTCCTCAAGCACTACCTGGGCACCCACACCAACACCATCGCCCCGGAAACCGCCGCCGACTCGGTCAAGGACGTGGTCTGGCGCGACCAGGGGCCGGAGGGCAAGCTTGACCTGGTGGTGGACATCAACTTCCGCATGGACACCTCGGCGCTCTACTCGGACATCGTGCTGCCGACGGCCACCTGGTACGAGAAGGACGACCTCAACTCCACCGACATGCACTCCTTCATCCACCCCCTGCAGGCGGCGGTGCCCCCCTGCTGGGAGGCGCGCAGCGACTGGGACATCTTCAAGGGGCTGGCGAAAAAGGTCAGCGAGCTGGCCGAGACCCATCTGCCCGAGCCGGTGCGCGACATCGTCGCGGTGCCGCTGGCCCACGACACCCCGGCCGAGATGGCCCAGCCGACCATCAAGGACTGGAGCAAGGGCGAGTGCGAGCCGATCCCCGGCAAGACCATGCCCAACTTCGTGGTCGTCGAGCGCGACTACAAGAACCTCTACAACCGCTTCATCTCCTTCGGACCGGCAGCCCGGCAGAACGGCATCGGTGCCCACGGCCTGTCCTGGTCCATCGAGGACTTCTACGACGAGCTGCTGCAGACCCGGCCGACGGTCCAGTGGGGCGGGCAGGAGTACCCCGCGCTCAGCGAAGCCAAGGACGCCGCCAACGTCATCCTGCACCTGGCCCCCGAGACCAACGGCGAGGCGGCCTACCGGGCCTACCAGGCCGAAGAGGTCAAGGTCGGCCTGCCGCTGGCCGACCTGGCGGAGAAGAGCCGCAACGTGCGCACCCGCTTCTCCGACCTCGACCGCCAGCCGCGGAGGCTGCTCAACAGCCCCTGCTGGAGCGGGCTGACCGAGAACGGCCGGGCCTATTCGGCCTACTGCCTCAACGTCGAGCGGCTGGTCCCCTGGCGGACCCTGACCGGGCGCCAGCACTTCTACCTCGACCACGAGAGCTACATCGCCTTCGGCGAGCACCTGCCGACCTACAAGCCCAAGCCTGACCCGAGCGTGCTGCAGGACTTCGTCGCCACCAGGGAGCAGGGCAAGAGCATCATGCTCAACTACCTGACACCTCACGGCAAGTGGAGCATCCACAGCACCTACGGCGACAACCACCGGATGCTGACCCTCTCGCGCGGCTGCCACCCCTTCTGGCTCAACGACCGGGACGCCGCCGAAATCGGGGTCGCCGACAACGACTGGGTCGAGGTCTACAACGATCACGGGGTGGTGGTCACCCGGGCCATCGTCAGCTCCCGGCTGCCGCGGGGCATCGCCTTTCTCTACCATTCGCCCGAGCGCACCGTCGGCGTGCCCAAGTCGCCCTTGCGCGGCAACCGCAGGGGGGGCGGGCACAACAGCCTCAACCGCATCCGCCTCAAGCCCAACCTGATGGTGGGCGGCTACGGTCAGTTCACTTACGGCTGGAACTACTGGGGCCCCACCGGCGCCAACCGCGACACCTTCATTCTGGTGCGCCGGCTCGACGGCGAACCCCAGTGGTGA
- the narH gene encoding nitrate reductase subunit beta has protein sequence MNIRAQIATVFHLDKCIGCHTCSIACKNLWTDRKGAEYMWWNNVETKPGTGYPTRWEDQEQYRGGWERVGSQLRLKMGGRGGTLGKIFHNPSLPTMDDYYEPFTFKYDDLTNAPAGDDQPTARPVSMVSGKPMKIEAGPNWDDDLSGSTVYAANDPGVVQLSEEEQQQLFAIEKMVFFHLPRICNHCLNAGCVAACPSGAIYKRGEDGIVLVDQDKCRGWRMCVSGCPYKKTYYGWSTGKSEKCILCYPRQEAGEAPACFHSCVGRIRYLGVLLYDADRIEATAMQEDGELAAAQREMILDPFDPQVQREAARCGIAEEVLAAAQASPVYKFVKQWGIALPLHPEFRTLPMLFYVPPLLPVLSVESQGTQKLADDFFTTLERARLPIRYLAGLFAGGNEEEVKAVYRRLIAVRIQRRQQGVGDQSEAEAARAREIAGLSAEQVEAIYRMTALTSIKERIVIPPMLRDRAVEAGTDPEAYRQEMGFGRRQAPKRRW, from the coding sequence ATGAACATACGCGCACAGATAGCCACGGTTTTCCACCTCGACAAGTGCATCGGCTGCCACACCTGCAGCATCGCCTGCAAGAACCTCTGGACCGACCGCAAGGGCGCCGAGTACATGTGGTGGAACAATGTCGAAACCAAGCCGGGCACCGGCTACCCGACCCGCTGGGAGGACCAGGAGCAGTACAGGGGGGGCTGGGAGCGGGTCGGCTCGCAGCTGCGGCTGAAGATGGGCGGCCGGGGAGGGACCCTGGGCAAGATCTTCCACAACCCCTCGCTGCCGACCATGGACGACTACTACGAGCCCTTCACCTTCAAGTACGACGACCTGACCAACGCCCCGGCCGGCGACGACCAGCCCACCGCGCGCCCGGTGTCGATGGTCAGCGGCAAGCCGATGAAGATCGAGGCCGGCCCCAACTGGGACGACGACCTCTCGGGCTCCACGGTCTACGCCGCCAACGACCCCGGCGTGGTGCAGCTCAGCGAGGAGGAGCAGCAGCAGCTCTTCGCCATCGAGAAGATGGTCTTTTTCCACCTGCCGCGCATCTGCAACCACTGCCTGAACGCCGGCTGCGTCGCCGCCTGCCCCTCGGGGGCTATCTACAAGCGCGGCGAGGACGGCATCGTGCTGGTCGATCAGGACAAGTGCCGCGGCTGGCGCATGTGCGTCTCGGGCTGCCCCTACAAGAAGACCTACTACGGCTGGAGCACCGGCAAGTCGGAAAAGTGCATCCTCTGCTACCCCCGCCAGGAGGCCGGCGAGGCGCCCGCCTGTTTCCACTCCTGCGTCGGGCGCATCCGCTACCTGGGGGTGCTGCTCTACGACGCCGACCGCATCGAGGCCACGGCCATGCAGGAGGACGGCGAGCTGGCTGCCGCCCAGCGCGAGATGATCCTCGACCCCTTCGACCCGCAGGTGCAGCGTGAGGCCGCCAGATGCGGCATCGCCGAGGAGGTGCTGGCCGCGGCCCAGGCCTCGCCGGTCTACAAGTTCGTCAAGCAGTGGGGGATCGCCCTGCCGCTGCATCCTGAGTTCCGCACCCTGCCCATGCTCTTTTACGTGCCGCCGCTGCTGCCGGTGCTCTCCGTCGAGAGCCAGGGGACGCAGAAGCTGGCCGACGACTTCTTCACCACCCTGGAGCGGGCGCGGCTGCCGATCCGCTATCTCGCCGGGCTGTTCGCCGGGGGCAACGAGGAGGAGGTCAAGGCGGTCTACCGGCGGCTGATCGCGGTGCGCATCCAGCGCCGCCAGCAGGGCGTCGGCGACCAGTCCGAGGCCGAGGCGGCCAGGGCCAGGGAGATCGCCGGGCTGAGCGCCGAGCAGGTCGAGGCGATCTATCGCATGACCGCCTTGACCAGCATCAAGGAGCGCATCGTCATCCCGCCCATGCTGCGCGACCGGGCGGTGGAGGCGGGGACGGACCCCGAAGCCTACCGCCAGGAGATGGGCTTCGGCCGCCGCCAGGCGCCGAAGAGGCGGTGGTAG
- a CDS encoding nitrate reductase molybdenum cofactor assembly chaperone, with translation MGELQRHQELCRRFATLLGYPREGLEETAAATAGLLSEACPAALAPLEGFSGFLAGTDAARVEEVFTATFDLQALCHPYVGYQLFGESQQRTLFLIQLQQLYRQHGFSPGSELPDHLGEVLRFVGSTDAGQVRGEIIEDGLLPALDKILQGMAERDNPYGQLITALQCFLSETAATGTEPLVVSRKKESCS, from the coding sequence ATGGGCGAGCTGCAAAGACACCAGGAGCTCTGCCGCCGCTTCGCCACCCTGCTCGGCTACCCCCGCGAGGGGCTCGAAGAGACTGCCGCCGCCACCGCCGGGTTGCTTAGCGAGGCCTGTCCCGCGGCGCTCGCCCCGCTCGAGGGTTTCAGCGGCTTTCTGGCCGGGACCGACGCCGCCCGGGTGGAGGAGGTGTTCACCGCCACCTTCGATCTGCAGGCGCTCTGTCACCCCTACGTCGGCTACCAGCTGTTCGGCGAAAGCCAGCAGCGCACCCTGTTTCTGATCCAGCTGCAGCAGCTCTACCGGCAGCATGGCTTCAGCCCCGGGAGCGAGCTGCCCGACCACCTCGGCGAGGTGCTGCGCTTCGTCGGCTCCACCGACGCGGGGCAGGTGCGCGGGGAGATCATCGAGGACGGGCTGCTGCCGGCCCTGGACAAGATCCTCCAGGGGATGGCCGAGCGGGACAACCCCTATGGGCAGCTGATCACGGCCCTGCAGTGCTTTTTAAGCGAAACAGCCGCAACCGGGACTGAACCTCTGGTGGTCAGCCGGAAAAAGGAGAGTTGCTCATGA
- the narI gene encoding respiratory nitrate reductase subunit gamma has translation MIDLILFGIFPYVAIALAVAVGLYRYLVDRYSWSSQSSQFLESRALFWGSVPWHYAILVILLAHFLAFLFPAGWGALLGRPLRLYLLEVTGMALGLSTLIAVLLLIVRRAANPRVARVTSVVDWLVLASLALQVATGVYIAFTLRWGSVWYLHTAAPWLWSLVKLDPQVQYLAALPLVVKLHAVNAFALIALFPFSRLVHVVSVPLGYLARPYQVVVWNLRRPGTEPK, from the coding sequence ATGATCGATCTGATTCTCTTCGGGATATTCCCCTACGTCGCCATCGCCCTGGCCGTCGCCGTCGGCCTCTACCGGTACCTGGTCGACCGCTACTCCTGGTCCAGCCAGTCGTCCCAGTTCCTGGAGAGCCGGGCGCTGTTCTGGGGCTCGGTCCCCTGGCACTACGCCATCCTGGTGATCCTGCTCGCCCACTTCCTGGCCTTTCTCTTTCCCGCCGGCTGGGGGGCGCTGCTCGGGCGGCCGCTGCGCCTCTACCTGCTGGAGGTGACCGGCATGGCGCTGGGGCTTTCCACCCTGATCGCGGTGCTGCTGCTGATCGTGCGCCGGGCCGCCAACCCCCGGGTGGCGCGCGTCACCTCGGTGGTCGACTGGCTGGTGCTGGCCTCGCTGGCGCTGCAGGTGGCCACCGGGGTCTACATCGCCTTCACCCTGCGCTGGGGCTCGGTCTGGTACCTGCACACCGCCGCCCCCTGGCTCTGGTCGCTGGTCAAGCTCGATCCTCAGGTGCAGTACCTGGCGGCGCTGCCGCTGGTGGTCAAGCTGCACGCGGTCAACGCCTTCGCGCTCATCGCCCTGTTCCCCTTCTCCCGCCTGGTCCACGTGGTCAGCGTCCCGCTGGGCTACCTCGCGCGCCCCTACCAGGTGGTGGTCTGGAACCTGCGGCGCCCCGGGACGGAACCCAAGTAG